In Cryptomeria japonica chromosome 10, Sugi_1.0, whole genome shotgun sequence, a genomic segment contains:
- the LOC131055546 gene encoding UDP-glycosyltransferase 85A5-like, which produces MDRTLNKKPIAVMVPFPAQGHINPMFQLAKKLAVDEGFAIMFVNTDYQHQRMVAANNNQKSGLVREAKEIGIRLLSISDGLDPHESRNQFTKMVSSMENTCRPLLRKLIDEIQEEERVVVTCLIVDLLLVYWVLEATKHLDVSRGVFWAGLTATYSTFYHAPTLISSGIITSKGIPREHRMVEYVPSAPPIYSTQFTWLIPGSEDQEFLFLTSLRCIRSAKGLFLFTNTLYELEIPIHNSFAKEDQVYSIGPLIPSHFLDAQPERTKGEISTSFWTEEMESLSWLDEQLPKSVIYVAFGSIAILNQKQLEEFALGLEATQRPFLWVLRCDLLNGEPAVLPSGFVERTKHLGCFVSWSPQLAVLSHPSVACFVTQCGWNSTLESITMGVPMICWPYFADQFLDSSFVVDEWRVGLALNVNNEGIIDKREVQETVERLLDSKEGVEIREKMSRLKNMARTAVKEGGSSYINFRKFVNAMKNN; this is translated from the exons ATGGATCGTACTCTAAACAAAAAGCCCATTGCGGTTATGGTACCGTTTCCTGCACAAGGCCACATAAATCCCATGTTTCAGCTGGCGAAGAAGCTTGCAGTCGATGAAGGATTTGCTATTATGTTTGTTAACACTGACTATCAACACCAACGCATGGTTGCAGCTAATAATAACCAGAAGTCGGGCTTAGTGAGAGAGGCCAAAGAAATCGGTATTCGCTTACTGTCAATCTCTGATGGACTAGATCCCCATGAAAGCCGAAATCAGTTTACGAAGATGGTGTCTTCAATGGAGAACACCTGTAGGCCTTTACTTCGTAAACTGATTGATGAGATCCAGGAGGAGGAGAGAGTGGTCGTAACCTGCTTGATTGTAGACTTACTTTTGGTCTATTGGGTATTAGAAGCAACCAAGCACTTGGATGTATCAAGAGGTGTCTTTTGGGCAGGGCTCACTGCAACATACTCTACCTTCTATCATGCTCCAACTCTTATCTCTTCCGGAATAATAACTTCCAAGG GTATACCTAGAGAACATCGTATGGTCGAATACGTCCCCTCAGCGCCCCCAATCTATTCTACACAGTTTACCTGGCTAATTCCAGGAAGCGAAGATCAGGAGTTCCTTTTTCTGACGAGTCTTAGATGTATTCGAAGTGCAAAAGGGCTATTCCTTTTTACCAATACTTTGTATGAATTGGAAATTCCAATTCACAATTCCTTTGCAAAAGAAGACCAAGTATATTCCATAGGTCCCTTAATTCCTTCGCACTTTCTTGACGCCCAACCTGAAAGGACAAAGGGCGAAATAAGCACAAGCTTCTGGACAGAGGAAATGGAGTCCCTATCGTGGCTGGACGAACAGCTTCCAAAGTCTGTGATATATGTGGCATTCGGAAGCATAGCTATTTTGAACCAAAAACAGCTGGAGGAATTTGCTCTTGGGTTAGAGGCAACTCAGAGACCATTTCTGTGGGTTTTACGCTGCGATCTACTGAATGGAGAGCCTGCAGTGCTGCCTTCAGGATTCGTGGAACGCACCAAACATCTTGGCTGCTTTGTATCGTGGTCACCACAGCTGGCAGTCTTATCCCATCCTTCTGTCGCCTGCTTCGTCACGCAATGCGGATGGAATTCAACTCTTGAGAGCATCACCATGGGTGTTCCAATGATCTGCTGGCCTTATTTTGCCGACCAGTTTCTAGACAGCTCCTTTGTTGTAGATGAGTGGAGAGTCGGGCTGGctttgaatgtaaacaatgaaggGATTATAGATAAGCGTGAGGTTCAGGAGACAGTCGAGAGGTTGTTAGATAGTAAAGAAGGTGTTGAAATAAGGGAAAAAATGAGTAGGCTGAAGAATATGGCAAGGACTGCAGTGAAAGAAGGGGGGTCGTCCTATATCAATTTCAGAAAGTTCGTAAACGCCATGAAAAACAATTGA